In Massilistercora timonensis, the following are encoded in one genomic region:
- the ftsH gene encoding ATP-dependent zinc metalloprotease FtsH, whose product MDNQNNQNRNNQDPNRNNRQGISFVVLVTLITTILVLALFQFQGTGTEEEITYDKFLQMVDDGKVAEVQIQNDRLLIKAKKQDGERVAKEYYTGVVQDDTLSDRLYKANVKYSQEIPDTTSAVVLNVLLTFLPIALIVGTFVWMTRKMSKGGGVMGIGKSNAKMYVEKQTGVTFQDVAGQDEAKESLQEVVDFLHNPGKYTSVGAKLPKGALLVGPPGTGKTLLAKAVAGEAKVPFFSLSGSAFVEMYVGVGASRVRDLFKQAQQMAPCIIFIDEIDAIGKSRDNQLGSNDEREQTLNQLLAEMDGFESNKGLVLLAATNRPEILDPALLRPGRFDRRIIVEKPDLKGRIDVLKVHSKDVRMDETVDLEAIALATSGAVGSDLANMINEAAINAVKHGRNAVCQADLFEAVEVVLVGKEKKDRIMSQEERRIVSYHEVGHALVSALQKDAEPVQKITIVPRTMGALGYVMQTPEEEKFLNTKKELQAMLVGMLAGRAAEEIVFDTVTTGAANDIEKATSIARAMITQYGMSEKFGLIGLESIQHRYLDGRPVANCGQETASEIDHEVMKMLKESYEEAKRLLSEHRKALDDIAAFLIEKETITGKEFMEIFHQVEGITPEDGEGKTEERIAMNPVQETGSGEEQ is encoded by the coding sequence ATGGACAACCAGAACAATCAGAATAGAAATAATCAGGATCCCAACAGAAATAACAGGCAAGGGATCTCTTTTGTAGTTTTAGTGACTTTGATCACCACCATCCTGGTCCTGGCGCTTTTTCAGTTCCAGGGGACCGGGACGGAGGAGGAGATCACTTACGACAAGTTCCTTCAGATGGTGGACGACGGCAAGGTGGCGGAGGTACAGATCCAGAATGACCGGCTGCTGATCAAGGCGAAGAAACAGGACGGCGAGCGGGTGGCCAAGGAGTACTACACCGGCGTGGTGCAGGACGATACCCTTTCAGACCGTCTTTATAAGGCCAATGTGAAGTATTCCCAGGAGATCCCGGACACTACTTCCGCAGTGGTGCTCAACGTACTCCTGACGTTCCTGCCTATCGCTCTTATTGTGGGAACCTTCGTATGGATGACGAGAAAGATGTCTAAAGGCGGAGGCGTGATGGGCATTGGAAAAAGCAATGCCAAGATGTATGTGGAGAAGCAGACCGGGGTTACCTTCCAGGATGTGGCGGGCCAGGACGAGGCCAAGGAGTCCCTTCAGGAGGTTGTGGATTTCCTCCACAATCCGGGGAAATATACCAGCGTGGGGGCCAAGCTTCCCAAAGGAGCCTTGCTGGTAGGCCCTCCGGGAACCGGTAAGACGCTGCTGGCCAAGGCTGTGGCGGGAGAGGCAAAAGTGCCCTTCTTCTCCTTAAGCGGCTCGGCTTTTGTAGAGATGTATGTGGGCGTGGGTGCGTCCAGAGTCCGGGATCTGTTCAAGCAGGCCCAGCAGATGGCGCCCTGTATCATTTTCATCGATGAGATCGACGCTATCGGAAAGAGCAGGGATAATCAGCTGGGGAGCAACGATGAGCGGGAGCAGACGCTGAACCAGCTGCTGGCGGAGATGGACGGATTCGAGAGCAACAAAGGTCTGGTCCTTCTGGCGGCCACCAACCGTCCGGAGATCCTGGACCCGGCGCTTCTGCGGCCTGGTCGGTTTGACCGGCGGATCATTGTGGAGAAGCCGGATCTGAAGGGACGGATCGACGTGCTGAAAGTACATTCCAAGGATGTGCGGATGGATGAGACGGTGGATCTGGAAGCCATCGCCCTGGCAACTTCAGGAGCGGTGGGATCGGATCTTGCGAATATGATCAACGAGGCGGCTATCAATGCGGTGAAGCATGGGCGGAACGCTGTGTGCCAGGCCGATCTCTTTGAAGCGGTAGAAGTAGTCCTGGTGGGTAAGGAGAAGAAGGACCGGATCATGAGCCAGGAAGAGCGCCGTATCGTATCTTACCACGAAGTGGGACATGCGCTGGTAAGCGCCCTGCAAAAGGATGCGGAGCCAGTACAGAAGATCACCATCGTGCCCCGGACCATGGGGGCTCTTGGGTATGTGATGCAGACGCCGGAGGAAGAGAAATTCCTGAACACCAAGAAGGAGCTGCAGGCGATGCTGGTAGGGATGCTGGCAGGCCGGGCGGCGGAGGAGATCGTGTTCGACACGGTGACCACAGGAGCGGCCAATGATATTGAGAAGGCCACCAGTATTGCCCGCGCCATGATCACCCAGTATGGTATGAGCGAGAAATTCGGGCTTATCGGACTGGAGTCTATCCAGCACCGGTATCTGGACGGAAGGCCGGTGGCCAACTGTGGTCAGGAGACTGCTTCCGAGATCGATCACGAAGTCATGAAGATGCTGAAGGAATCCTACGAGGAGGCTAAGCGGCTTCTGAGTGAGCACCGGAAGGCGCTGGATGACATCGCGGCTTTCCTGATCGAGAAGGAGACTATTACCGGCAAAGAGTTCATGGAGATCTTCCATCAGGTGGAAGGGATCACACCGGAGGACGGCGAAGGGAAAACGGAGGAACGGATCGCCATGAACCCGGTGCAGGAGACCGGTTCCGGGGAAGAACAGTAA
- the uvrC gene encoding excinuclease ABC subunit UvrC — MFDIQEELKKLPGKPGVYLMHDEKDEIIYVGKAVSLKNRVRQYFQSSRNKGAKIEQMVTHIRRFEYIITDSELEALVLECNLIKEHRPKYNTMLMDDKAYPFIKVTVEEPYPRVLLARRMAKDKSRYFGPYTSAGAVKDTIELIRRLYHVRSCNRKLPRDIGKERPCLNYHIHQCKAPCQGYISEEEYRKSIQEVLRFLGGNYEGILKDLEEKMNQASEDLEFERAIEYRELLSSVQKIAQKQKITDTAGEDRDILAVASEGEDAVVQVFFIRGGRLIGRDHFYLKIGEGDGAGEILSSFVKQFYAGTPYIPAEIMLPEPVADGEVIEEWLSGKRGRKVHIRIPQKGMKEKLVELAEKNAALVLNTDRERLKREEGRTIGAVKELEKILGLAGIRRMEAYDISNTSGFASVGSMVVYERGKPKRNDYRKFRIKGVQGPDDYASMEEVLTRRFQHGLEEQKEGKDLGGFREFPDLILMDGGKGQVNVALEVLEKLGLSIPVCGMVKDDNHRTRGLYYNNTELPIDRDSECFRLITRIQDEAHRFAITFHRQLRGKNQVHSVLDDIPGVGPARRKDLMRHFENIEAIRNADIEELKKLPSMNEKSARDVYHFFH; from the coding sequence ATGTTTGATATCCAGGAGGAATTAAAAAAATTACCAGGCAAGCCTGGAGTATATCTGATGCATGATGAGAAGGACGAGATCATCTATGTAGGGAAGGCGGTAAGCCTTAAGAACCGTGTCCGCCAGTATTTCCAGAGCAGCCGGAACAAGGGGGCCAAGATCGAGCAGATGGTGACCCATATCCGGCGGTTTGAGTATATCATCACGGATTCGGAGCTGGAAGCTCTGGTGCTGGAGTGCAACCTGATCAAGGAGCATCGGCCCAAATACAATACCATGCTGATGGACGACAAGGCATATCCCTTTATCAAGGTGACGGTGGAAGAGCCTTATCCCCGGGTGCTGCTGGCCCGCCGGATGGCCAAGGACAAATCCCGGTATTTCGGTCCCTACACCAGCGCAGGAGCGGTGAAGGATACCATTGAGCTGATCCGCAGGCTTTACCATGTGCGAAGCTGCAACCGGAAGCTGCCCAGGGATATTGGGAAGGAGCGCCCTTGTCTGAATTACCACATTCATCAGTGCAAAGCGCCCTGCCAGGGATATATTTCTGAAGAGGAATACCGGAAGTCCATTCAGGAGGTGCTCCGTTTCCTGGGAGGAAATTATGAAGGGATCCTGAAAGACCTGGAGGAGAAGATGAACCAGGCATCAGAGGACCTGGAGTTTGAGCGGGCCATCGAATACCGGGAACTGCTCTCCAGCGTGCAGAAGATCGCCCAGAAGCAGAAGATCACCGATACCGCCGGGGAGGACCGGGACATCCTGGCAGTGGCCTCGGAAGGAGAGGACGCAGTGGTGCAGGTGTTCTTCATCCGGGGAGGCAGGCTGATCGGCCGGGATCACTTCTATCTGAAGATCGGAGAGGGAGACGGCGCAGGCGAGATCCTCTCCAGCTTCGTGAAACAGTTTTATGCAGGGACGCCCTATATCCCCGCGGAAATCATGCTGCCGGAGCCGGTGGCGGATGGGGAAGTCATCGAGGAGTGGCTCAGTGGAAAACGAGGGCGGAAGGTGCATATCCGGATCCCACAGAAAGGGATGAAGGAAAAGCTGGTGGAACTGGCGGAGAAGAACGCGGCCCTTGTGTTGAATACAGACAGAGAACGGCTGAAGCGGGAGGAAGGGCGGACCATTGGCGCGGTGAAGGAACTGGAGAAGATCCTGGGACTTGCCGGCATCCGGCGGATGGAAGCCTACGATATCTCCAATACCAGCGGTTTTGCCTCTGTGGGATCTATGGTAGTCTATGAGCGGGGCAAGCCTAAGCGGAACGACTATCGGAAGTTCCGGATCAAAGGCGTCCAGGGGCCCGACGATTACGCCAGCATGGAAGAGGTGCTGACCCGCAGATTTCAGCACGGTCTGGAAGAACAGAAGGAGGGGAAGGACCTGGGAGGGTTCCGGGAGTTCCCGGATCTGATCCTGATGGACGGCGGCAAAGGGCAGGTCAATGTGGCGCTTGAGGTCCTTGAGAAACTGGGATTGTCCATTCCGGTGTGTGGAATGGTGAAAGACGACAACCACCGGACCCGGGGGCTGTACTACAACAATACAGAACTTCCCATCGACAGGGATTCGGAGTGCTTCCGCCTGATCACCCGGATCCAGGACGAGGCTCACCGGTTTGCCATTACCTTTCACCGGCAGCTTCGGGGGAAAAACCAGGTGCACTCTGTGCTGGACGATATTCCCGGCGTGGGCCCTGCCAGAAGGAAGGACCTGATGCGGCACTTTGAGAATATTGAGGCCATCCGGAACGCGGATATCGAGGAGTTGAAAAAACTGCCCTCCATGAATGAAAAATCCGCCCGGGACGTATATCACTTTTTCCACTGA
- a CDS encoding DUF1846 domain-containing protein, with the protein MKTGFDNEKYLQMQSSHIRERISHFDNKLYLEFGGKLFDDYHASRVLPGFQPNSKMRMLMQLSSQAEIIIVISADDIEKNKIRGDLGITYDVDVLRLMSVFKSHGLFVGSVVITKYSGQESAALFKNRLEKLGIKVYRHYPIQGYPTNIPLIVSEEGYGKNDYIETSRPLVVVTAPGPGSGKMAVCLSQLYHEHKRGVCAGYAKFETFPIWNIPLKHPVNLAYEAATADLNDVNMIDPFHLEAYGETTVNYNRDVEIFPVLNAIFQRIYGESPYKSPTDMGVNMAGNCICDDEACREASRQEIIRRYYDSLRRLLIGACSDAEVYKIEMLMNQAGVTVHDRPVVDAALKRAEETGGPAAALQLHDGRMITGKTTDLLGASAALLLNALKELAGIDHDRHVISPEAIEPIQKLKTQYLGSRNPRLHTDEVLIALSVSAATDPVAQKALDQIPNLKGCQAHTSVMVGSVDLKQFKKLSIQATFEPKYEKNSVF; encoded by the coding sequence ATGAAAACAGGATTTGACAACGAAAAGTATCTGCAGATGCAGTCCTCCCACATCCGGGAACGGATCAGCCATTTTGACAACAAGCTTTATCTGGAGTTCGGCGGCAAGCTGTTCGACGATTATCACGCTTCCCGGGTTCTCCCCGGGTTTCAGCCCAACAGTAAGATGCGCATGCTCATGCAGCTCTCCTCCCAGGCGGAGATCATCATCGTGATCAGCGCGGACGATATCGAGAAGAACAAAATCCGCGGAGATCTGGGCATCACCTATGATGTGGACGTGCTGCGCCTCATGTCCGTCTTCAAAAGCCACGGACTTTTTGTCGGCAGCGTGGTGATCACAAAATACAGCGGCCAGGAGAGCGCCGCCCTCTTCAAGAACCGGCTGGAGAAACTGGGGATCAAGGTATACCGTCATTATCCCATCCAGGGATATCCCACTAACATCCCGCTGATCGTCAGCGAGGAGGGATATGGCAAGAACGACTACATTGAGACCTCCAGGCCCCTGGTGGTGGTAACGGCTCCCGGTCCTGGAAGCGGCAAGATGGCCGTCTGCCTGTCCCAGCTCTACCATGAGCACAAGCGGGGCGTGTGCGCAGGCTATGCCAAATTCGAGACCTTCCCCATCTGGAATATTCCTCTGAAGCACCCGGTGAACCTGGCTTATGAGGCGGCCACTGCGGATCTCAACGACGTCAACATGATCGACCCCTTCCATCTGGAAGCCTACGGAGAGACCACCGTCAACTACAACCGGGACGTAGAGATCTTCCCGGTGCTGAACGCCATCTTCCAGCGGATCTACGGAGAGAGCCCCTATAAATCTCCCACGGACATGGGAGTCAACATGGCCGGAAACTGTATCTGCGACGACGAAGCCTGCCGGGAGGCCTCCCGCCAGGAGATCATCCGCAGGTATTACGACTCCCTGCGCCGGCTTCTCATCGGAGCCTGCTCCGACGCAGAGGTCTATAAGATCGAGATGCTCATGAACCAGGCCGGCGTCACCGTCCATGACCGTCCGGTGGTGGATGCGGCTCTTAAGCGGGCGGAGGAAACCGGCGGCCCGGCGGCAGCGCTCCAGCTTCACGACGGGCGCATGATCACAGGCAAGACCACCGACCTTCTGGGAGCTTCCGCAGCCCTGCTTTTGAACGCGCTGAAGGAGCTGGCAGGCATTGACCATGACCGGCATGTAATTTCCCCGGAGGCCATCGAGCCTATCCAGAAGCTGAAGACCCAGTATCTGGGCAGCCGCAATCCAAGGCTTCACACAGACGAGGTGCTGATCGCCCTGTCTGTCAGCGCCGCCACAGACCCGGTAGCGCAAAAAGCCCTGGATCAGATCCCCAATCTGAAAGGCTGCCAGGCCCATACTTCTGTCATGGTGGGATCTGTGGATCTGAAGCAGTTCAAAAAGCTGTCTATACAGGCTACCTTTGAACCAAAATATGAGAAAAATTCTGTATTTTAA